Proteins encoded in a region of the Natator depressus isolate rNatDep1 chromosome 23, rNatDep2.hap1, whole genome shotgun sequence genome:
- the LOC141976541 gene encoding sushi domain-containing protein 6-like has product MAKAPGCPNLRRPSCYLPTALFFAALCSSGAVLRRKDCQFPDPSDHTTYRCASLACTLSLGSGGFKAGSMVQHFCEDGYVLAGHPGVSVCKGGQWSVLKPVVCNPLTGSPVPRSGSIFGVSSIPMVAAASVTVSALLLVAMVCVLVGPKPCSHWCWRWYEPMEESEVSIVDSCPVPLPSYEEAVYGSQGGPVPPTSATPTPLVLSRGLAPPSEAAEPCWSPEAATPPPSYQESQAAAAGGSGLGRPTVPPARFLFPGAAKDPCR; this is encoded by the exons ATGGCAAAGGCTCCGGGATGTCCCAATCTGCGCCGGCCCTCGTGTTACCTCCCCACGGCTCTGTTCTTCGCGGCGCTCTGCAGCTCTGGTGCTGTCCTCCGGAGGAAAG ATTGCCAGTTCCCGGACCCCTCCGATCACACTACCTACAGGTGTGCGTCCTTGGCGTGCACGCTGTCTCTGGGCAGCGGCGGGTTTAAGGCTGGCTCCATGGTGCAGCATTTCTGCGAAGACGGCTACGTCCTGGCCGGCCACCCTGGGGTCTCTGTCTGCAAGGGTGGCCAGTGGAGCGTGCTGAAGCCGGTCGTCTGCAACCCCTTGACAG gatCCCCGGTGCCCCGCTCCGGCTCCATCTTCGGTGTCTCCTCCATCCCCATGGTGGCTGCGGCCTCGGTGACGGTGTCCGCCCTGCTGCTGGTGGCCATGGTGTGCGTCCTGGTGGGGCCGAAACCCTGCAGCCACTGGTGCTGGAG GTGGTACGAGCCCATGGAGGAGTCCGAAGTGAGCATCGTCGACAGCTGCCCGGTGCCACTCCCGTCCTACGAGGAGGCCGTCTATGGCTCCCAGGGGGGCCCCGTGCCACCCACCTCTGCCACGCCGACGCCCCTTGTCCTCTCCAGGGGCCTGGCCCCCCCATCGGAAGCAGCCGAGCCCTGTTGGAGTCCAGAGGCCGCCACCCCACCGCCTTCCTACCAGGAGAGCCAAGCAGCAGCTGCGGGCGGCTCCGGTCTGGGGCGGCCCACGGTGCCCCCTGCCCGGTTCCTGTTCCCTGGGGCTGCAAAGGACCCGTGCAGGTAG